The Panicum virgatum strain AP13 chromosome 5K, P.virgatum_v5, whole genome shotgun sequence genome has a window encoding:
- the LOC120706511 gene encoding ATP-dependent Clp protease proteolytic subunit-related protein 4, chloroplastic-like, translating to MEAAAAAALSPPRVALDARALFSPPRSLPASPSSQLRLAARPRALAAARPRFLSPHRDPAADGGRGARDVVAMVVPFLRGTAWEQPPPDLASFLYKNRIVYLGMCLVPSVTELMLAEFLYLQYDDAEKPIYLYINSTGTTKNGEKLGYETEALAVYDAMRYVKVPIFTLCVGNAWGEAALLLAAGAKGNRAALPSSTIMIKQPIGRFQGQATDVDIARKEIRNVKIEMVKLLARHIGKPAEEIARDIRRPKYFSPSEAVEYGIIDKVIYNEKIQEDGGVVSELKRSNLI from the exons atggaggccgccgccgccgccgccttgtccCCTCCCCGCGTAGCCCTCGACGCGCGCGCGCTCTTCTCCCCTCCCCGCTCCCTCCCCGCCTCGCCCTCATCgcagctccgcctcgccgcccgcccgcgcgcgctcgccgccgccaggccgcGGTTCCTGAGCCCCCACCGAgaccccgccgccgacggcggccgcggcgccaggGATGTCGTCGCGATG GTGGTGCCGTTCCTGAGGGGGACCGCGTgggagcagccgccgccggattTGGCGTCGTTCctgtacaagaaccggatcgtGTACCTGGGGATGTGCCTCGTGCCGTCGGTCACGGAGCTCATGCTCGCCGAGTTCCTCTACCTCCAGTACGACGACGCCGAGAAGCCCATCTACCTGTACATCAACTCCACTGGCACCACCAAG AATGGTGAGAAGTTAGGTTATGAGACAGAAGCTCTTGCAGTATATGATGCTATGAG GTATGTAAAAGTTCCAATTTTCACTCTCTGTGTCGGTAATGCATGGGGAGAAGCTGCTTTGCTCTTAGCTGCTGGTGCTAAAGGTAACCGCGCTGCACTTCCATCCTCGACGATAATGATAAAACAG CCGATTGGTCGTTTTCAAGGTCAGGCAACAGATGTTGACATTGCAAGAAAAGAGATCAGAAATGTCAAGATAGAAATG GTTAAGCTGCTGGCAAGGCACATTGGTAAACCAGCAGAAGAGATCGCTCGGGATATCAGACGGCCTAAATACTTCAGCCCCAGTGAAGCTGTGGAATATGGCATCATTGACAAG GTGATATACAACGAGAAAATCCAGGAAGACGGCGGTGTCGTGTCAGAACTCAAAAGATCAAATTTGATATAG
- the LOC120706513 gene encoding uncharacterized protein LOC120706513 yields MRFPNAKMVQDWGHFRALSMKTIEAEITISPWSPIGAKGELQHAWFKVSGIPPDQRSLRTIAKVGGLVGKTLEIDEKTRYRNDYVRMRIACRDVTQVPAVAESSLGLFIYDFFFEREMVAPPQQPVPPVGASKKDNCETWRLRGNQAYTKGRLTEAEECYTHGIDSFSPNEDSRKH; encoded by the exons ATGAGGTTTCCCAATGCCAAAATGGTGCAAGATTGGGGACACTTTAGAGCCCTGAGCATGAAGACAATTGAAGCTGAGATTACGATTAGTCCTTGGTCTCCTATTGGGGCAAAAGGGGAGCTGCAGCATGCTTGGTTTAAAGTTTCAGGCATCCcaccagatcaaagatctttgaGGACAATTGCCAAAGTTGGAGGATTAGTGGGAAAAACTCTGGAAATTGATGAGAAGACAAGGTATAGGAATGATTATGTGAGGATGAGAATTGCCTGTAGGGATGTGACTCAGGTTCCAGCAGTGGCTGAAAGTTCACTGGGCTTGTTTATctatgatttcttctttgagagAGAGATGGTTGCACCTCCTCAACAACCTGTCCCTCCTGTGGGAGCTTCTAAGAAGGACAATTGTGAAACATGGCGTTTAAG GGGAAACCAAGCATACACAAAAGGAAGGTTAACTGAGGCTGAGGAATGCTATACCCATGGGATTGATTCTTTTTCTCCAAATGAAGATTCTAGAAAGCACTAA
- the LOC120706512 gene encoding splicing factor, suppressor of white-apricot homolog, whose product MVHPVASHPAPTRRQRGRRRCCYPLPPHPVPLCEEDDDARHLPTPTLLPHFPSPAPLLFPSPSRRAPRVLLDADAVAAATATSSGSSSPLSSPKPMAAAPRPAPPRGLVLAVAIGRRAGLRCSFYCDDALYQATEGQQGLIPWNGKQDVLIDRFDGRALLDFIRDPSSRPFRVQEKSEEEEDLEEFVNFERYRGLIKHRRQDVE is encoded by the exons ATGGTGCATCCTGTCGCCTCCCATCCGGCCCCCACTCGGCGCCAGCGCGGCCGTCGGCGCTGCTGCTACCCCCTGCCTCCCCACCCCGTGCCCCTCTGCGAGGAGGACGATGACGCCCGGCACCTCCCCACCCCGACGCTCCTCCCCCACTTCCCCtccccggcgcccctcctctttCCTTCCCCGTCGCGCCGTGCCCCGCGGGTCCTCCTCGACGCTGATGccgttgccgccgccaccgcgacgtccTCGGGGTCCTCCTCGCCGTTGTCGTCGCCGAAGCcgatggccgccgcgccgcgccccgccccgccccgcgggctcgtcctcgccgtcgccatcgGTCGCCGCGCCGGCTTGCGATGCAGCTTCTATTGCGACGACGCCCTGTACCAAGCCACCGAGGGCCAGCAAGGATT GATACCATGGAATGGAAAGCAAGATGTTTTGATTGACAG ATTTGATGGTCGTGCTCTACTTGATTTCATCCGAGACCCGAGCTCTCGTCCTTTTCGAGTCCAAGAAAAgtctgaagaagaggaagatttaGAGGAATTTGTTAATTTTGAACGTTATCGGGGTTTGATTAAGCACCGTCGTCAGGATGTTG AGTAA